DNA from Kitasatospora herbaricolor:
GCCATGCGGCCAGCTCCCGGACGTCCGAACCGCGCAGACCCAGCGCCAGCATCAGGGTGGCCTGGGGCGTCGGCTCGAACGGCTTGCGGAGCAGCCGCATACCCGCCTGCTCCGGTGTCCGGTCGGCCTTGCGCTGGTTGTCCTCCGCGCAGGCGGCCACGGTGTTCAACCAGCTGTCGGCCCCGCCGCGCGACTTCGGCTGCAGGTGGTCGACGGTGGTCGCCCGGCGCCCGCAGTAGGCGCACAGGTGCTGGTCCCGGACCAGCACCCCTCTCCGCGACCACGGGGCCCGTTGTCGGAACGGCACCCGGACGTACCGTTGCAGCCTGATCACCCGCGGCACCGGGACGCTCACGCCCGTACCGCGCACCGTGCGCAGGGGATGGGCCTGCTCGACGACGGCCTTGTCCTGCAGCACCAGAACCACCGCCCGCTGCAACGACACAGTCGTCAGCGGCTCGTAGCTCGCATTGAGCACCAGCGTGTTGCGCACCTCGGCCACCTCCCTGCGGGCGCGCCAAGGTGGCACGACCGGCTCCTCACACGTCACCGCCGCCGTACGGCGGTGGGACCACTGTGAACGGGCCCGGGGCCGACGAACAACGGAATTTCCGGTGCCGGCCGGGACACCCGCCGGGGCCGGACCGCTCCGGGACGGAAAGTCGCCGGTCGGGAGCGCGTACCCTCTACAACGCTGGAGCCGTACCGTCCCCGGGCCCGATCGAACAGGGCCCGCCACCGGGGCCGGGCGCCCGATCGAAGGAGAAGCGTGACCGTGACGGACATCGTCGACGAGCTGCGGTGGCGTGGGCTGATCGCCCTGTCAACCGACGAGGACG
Protein-coding regions in this window:
- a CDS encoding HNH endonuclease; the encoded protein is MRNTLVLNASYEPLTTVSLQRAVVLVLQDKAVVEQAHPLRTVRGTGVSVPVPRVIRLQRYVRVPFRQRAPWSRRGVLVRDQHLCAYCGRRATTVDHLQPKSRGGADSWLNTVAACAEDNQRKADRTPEQAGMRLLRKPFEPTPQATLMLALGLRGSDVRELAAWLPPAASMTAAA